The following coding sequences lie in one bacterium genomic window:
- a CDS encoding trypsin-like peptidase domain-containing protein produces the protein MTPLRMIAALVCLSVVAATAESVVCPVCGEASPAENLYCATCGARLCAEALNAKGAVVAVRVDTDLRWRVPDIKPGLTEVSPPRYPGSGFVVDSEGHVLTSAEFLTGWRMVWVRTADGEERPAEVVGVDGPTGVALLKIEDPPPPVTWVSTDGLEANAALHILGLSPELGLVDVPALATGRRVRSGFTQIERSYLLAAAVEPFCWGGPAVDGDGRVAGLVVARPGPFSDSGRALVVPAELLRGVVERLEEGGGIERPCLGLVPVVNDDGPGLVVRYLLPGSPAEAAGLARGDVLETLDGEPVGDPIVLQTAMLARRIGETVELGILRGDVELTVRVVLGERPAEPRLGAHDALHFYLGLQTEPVPGGVRVTGLVPDGASDRLAYPLEMPKIYRALAGAEFATEEDEELETPGVLERVVAKSYLERNFAVGLFWGPTRYEGKVFIVPLSLPLIV, from the coding sequence ATGACCCCGCTCCGGATGATTGCGGCTCTGGTCTGCCTTTCGGTCGTGGCCGCCACGGCCGAAAGCGTGGTGTGCCCCGTCTGCGGCGAGGCCTCACCGGCGGAGAACCTCTACTGCGCCACCTGCGGCGCCCGCCTCTGCGCGGAGGCCCTGAACGCCAAGGGGGCCGTGGTCGCCGTCCGGGTGGACACCGACCTCCGCTGGCGCGTGCCCGACATCAAGCCGGGGCTCACCGAGGTCTCGCCCCCGCGCTACCCCGGGTCCGGCTTCGTCGTGGACTCCGAGGGACACGTGTTGACCAGCGCCGAGTTCCTCACCGGCTGGCGCATGGTCTGGGTGCGCACCGCCGACGGCGAGGAGCGTCCGGCCGAGGTGGTGGGGGTGGACGGGCCCACCGGAGTCGCGCTGTTGAAAATCGAGGACCCGCCCCCGCCCGTGACCTGGGTTTCAACGGACGGCCTGGAGGCCAACGCGGCCCTGCACATCCTCGGCCTGTCGCCCGAGCTCGGCCTGGTGGACGTCCCGGCGTTGGCCACGGGGAGACGCGTCAGGAGCGGATTCACGCAGATAGAGCGTTCGTATCTCTTAGCCGCCGCCGTGGAGCCGTTCTGCTGGGGCGGACCGGCGGTGGACGGCGACGGTCGGGTGGCGGGTCTGGTGGTGGCGCGACCGGGACCATTCTCCGATTCGGGCCGGGCCCTGGTCGTGCCGGCGGAGCTCCTCCGCGGAGTCGTCGAGAGGCTCGAGGAGGGAGGGGGGATAGAGCGGCCCTGCCTGGGTCTGGTGCCCGTCGTGAACGACGACGGTCCGGGGCTCGTCGTCCGGTATCTCCTCCCCGGTTCCCCGGCCGAGGCCGCGGGGCTGGCGAGGGGCGATGTTCTCGAAACCCTCGACGGAGAGCCGGTCGGCGATCCCATCGTGCTGCAGACCGCCATGCTTGCACGGAGAATCGGGGAGACGGTCGAGCTGGGAATCCTCCGGGGGGACGTGGAGCTGACGGTGCGGGTCGTCCTGGGTGAGCGTCCCGCCGAACCCCGCCTGGGGGCCCACGACGCCCTTCACTTCTACCTGGGCCTGCAGACGGAGCCCGTGCCCGGCGGCGTCCGTGTGACCGGCCTCGTCCCGGACGGCGCGTCGGACCGCCTGGCCTACCCCCTCGAGATGCCGAAGATCTACCGCGCCCTGGCCGGCGCCGAGTTCGCCACCGAGGAGGACGAGGAACTGGAGACCCCCGGGGTGCTGGAGCGGGTGGTGGCGAAGAGCTACCTGGAGCGGAACTTCGCCGTCGGTCTCTTCTGGGGGCCGACGCGCTACGAGGGCAAGGTGTTCATCGTTCCGTTGAGCCTGCCGTTGATCGTCTGA
- a CDS encoding S41 family peptidase — MGKKIFTTLVVGVLLGLSLWVIVGAGSVVLAEGSDVNSYQLLATFNAALRLVSREYVEEMPFDELIYGAIQGMLATLDPHSMLMDPHLYDDLRLETTGKFGGLGMQVQITTEDKTLTVMAPFDDTPASRAGLMPGDKILEIDGKSTYEMDINEAVAMMRGEPGTEVTLSIYRPGMDDVMNITLVREEIKVDSVPDHFMVDDATGYIRISDFSDDTAEELTSAIQDLTAEGMRVLLLDLRSNPGGTLEAAIEVSQIFSKPGDLVVYTEGRNAVETHTEYRAAGNGFRTDVPVALLVDSGSASASEIVTGALRAWNRALVFGTTTFGKGSVQSIFNLSKLQPGAPDDMAIKLTIARYFTPDGVCIDGVGIDPDVYLEPVIYTGFTAHFVGSGYHRALATEFRLKHEIDPEGTFASLTDEELTGLVTAFMDAQAKPFEWVPAELTPEVLDQLRLYTRSEIIAQIGGVDGRANAARFRASRDSWIAEVGRLMNDETALAQARTATVVKLAELAAEE; from the coding sequence ATGGGCAAGAAAATATTCACCACCCTGGTCGTGGGCGTGCTTCTCGGCCTCTCCCTCTGGGTCATCGTGGGAGCGGGCAGCGTCGTCCTGGCCGAGGGGAGCGACGTCAACTCCTACCAGCTTCTGGCCACCTTCAACGCGGCCCTGCGGCTCGTGAGCCGGGAGTACGTGGAGGAGATGCCCTTCGACGAGCTCATCTACGGGGCCATTCAGGGGATGCTGGCGACGCTGGACCCCCACTCCATGCTGATGGACCCGCACCTCTACGACGACCTGCGGCTGGAGACCACGGGCAAGTTCGGCGGCCTGGGGATGCAGGTGCAGATAACCACCGAGGACAAGACGCTGACGGTTATGGCGCCCTTCGATGACACACCGGCGTCGCGGGCCGGCCTCATGCCCGGCGACAAAATCCTCGAGATTGACGGCAAGAGCACCTACGAGATGGACATCAACGAGGCGGTGGCGATGATGCGCGGCGAGCCGGGTACCGAGGTGACCCTCTCCATCTACCGCCCCGGCATGGACGACGTGATGAATATCACCCTGGTCCGCGAAGAGATAAAGGTGGACAGCGTCCCGGATCACTTCATGGTGGACGACGCCACCGGTTACATCCGCATCAGCGATTTTTCGGACGACACCGCCGAGGAGCTCACCTCGGCGATCCAGGATCTCACCGCGGAGGGGATGCGCGTCTTGCTTCTGGACCTGCGGAGCAACCCGGGCGGCACGCTCGAGGCCGCCATCGAGGTGAGCCAGATCTTCTCGAAGCCCGGGGATTTGGTGGTTTACACCGAGGGCCGCAACGCCGTCGAGACCCACACCGAGTACCGGGCCGCGGGGAACGGCTTCCGGACCGACGTCCCGGTGGCTCTGTTGGTGGATTCCGGCTCGGCCTCGGCCTCGGAGATAGTCACCGGCGCCCTGAGGGCCTGGAACCGCGCCCTGGTCTTCGGCACCACCACCTTCGGCAAGGGCTCGGTGCAGAGCATCTTCAACCTCTCCAAGCTCCAGCCCGGCGCCCCCGACGACATGGCCATCAAGCTCACCATCGCCCGGTACTTCACCCCCGACGGCGTCTGCATTGACGGCGTGGGCATAGACCCCGACGTGTACCTGGAGCCGGTCATCTACACCGGCTTCACCGCGCACTTCGTCGGGTCGGGCTACCACCGCGCCCTCGCCACCGAGTTCCGCCTGAAGCACGAGATTGATCCGGAGGGGACCTTCGCCTCCCTCACCGACGAGGAGCTGACCGGTCTCGTCACGGCCTTCATGGACGCCCAGGCGAAGCCCTTCGAGTGGGTCCCGGCCGAGCTCACGCCCGAGGTGCTCGATCAGCTCCGCCTCTACACGCGCTCCGAGATAATCGCCCAGATCGGCGGGGTGGACGGTCGCGCCAACGCCGCCCGCTTCCGGGCTTCCCGCGATTCGTGGATCGCCGAGGTCGGCCGGCTGATGAACGATGAGACCGCCCTCGCCCAGGCCCGCACCGCCACCGTGGTCAAGCTCGCCGAGCTGGCCGCCGAGGAGTAG
- a CDS encoding DNA methyltransferase — translation MKERTRQLYYGDCLDVMRGMIPDASVDLVYLDPPFNSNATYTVLFKPPEELGDAAQIRAFEDTWHWTIQTEREYEEIRNNPYGNSDLAKLTGALLQFLGQNDMMAYLVHMANRLLEIRRVMKDTASIYLHCDPTASHYLKLVMDAVFGVNNFRNEITWKRRHGFSSAVHESNRFGTCTDIIFFYSKSLKAKFTPQYNKDSKEYKEYVAKCFTLVDENGRRYQATSLTNPAYRPNLIYEYKGFKPPANGWMITKEKMEQWDKEGRIHFPKNKNGRLRRKSFVDELMGMPIQNLWDDIVQIGAHDAERLGYPTQKPQALLERIISASSNEGDVVLDPFCGCGTTVHAAEKLGRSWIGIDITHLAINLIRTRLTAAFPGIEIETHGLPASYAGALELARADKHEFELWVLSEIGAMPYKGGRKGPDTGIDGYLFFGYPEGKKVRDGKALIEVKGGSTGVKDVGYLDAVVVREGADLGALVSALKPTSKMREHAAGKGTVTLGTRDYPRLQVIWLKDLMEGRARVEYPEAGRIEYTKKAPRHRREYQEEMGSES, via the coding sequence GTGAAAGAACGCACGCGCCAGCTCTACTACGGTGATTGCCTCGACGTCATGCGGGGGATGATTCCGGACGCCTCCGTGGACCTCGTCTACCTCGACCCGCCCTTCAACTCCAACGCCACCTACACCGTCCTCTTCAAACCGCCGGAGGAGCTGGGCGACGCCGCCCAGATTCGGGCCTTCGAGGACACCTGGCACTGGACCATCCAGACCGAGCGCGAGTACGAGGAAATCCGGAATAACCCCTACGGCAACAGCGACCTGGCGAAGCTGACCGGCGCCCTGCTCCAGTTTCTCGGCCAGAACGACATGATGGCGTACCTGGTGCATATGGCGAACCGGCTGCTGGAGATTCGCCGGGTGATGAAGGATACCGCGAGCATATACCTCCACTGCGACCCCACGGCTAGCCACTACCTCAAGCTGGTGATGGATGCGGTGTTTGGGGTAAATAATTTCCGAAATGAGATTACGTGGAAAAGACGTCATGGTTTTTCTAGCGCAGTTCACGAATCAAATCGTTTTGGTACTTGTACAGATATTATTTTCTTTTATTCTAAGTCGTTAAAAGCGAAGTTCACACCCCAGTATAATAAGGATTCTAAGGAATATAAGGAATATGTCGCTAAATGCTTTACCTTAGTTGATGAAAACGGTAGAAGGTACCAAGCAACGAGCCTTACGAACCCAGCTTATCGACCAAATTTAATTTATGAATACAAAGGTTTTAAACCACCTGCTAACGGTTGGATGATTACAAAAGAAAAAATGGAGCAGTGGGATAAAGAAGGCCGTATCCACTTCCCTAAGAATAAAAATGGACGTTTACGGAGAAAAAGCTTCGTGGACGAACTCATGGGCATGCCAATTCAAAATCTGTGGGACGATATTGTGCAAATTGGTGCACATGATGCTGAACGCCTTGGCTATCCCACACAGAAACCCCAAGCTTTGCTAGAGCGCATCATCTCGGCCAGCAGCAACGAGGGCGATGTGGTCCTCGACCCCTTCTGCGGGTGCGGGACGACGGTCCACGCCGCCGAAAAGCTTGGCCGTTCCTGGATCGGCATAGACATCACCCACCTGGCGATAAACCTCATCCGCACCCGCCTGACCGCCGCCTTCCCCGGCATCGAGATAGAAACCCACGGCCTTCCGGCCAGCTACGCCGGGGCGCTGGAGCTGGCCCGCGCCGACAAGCACGAGTTCGAGCTGTGGGTGTTGAGCGAGATTGGGGCCATGCCCTATAAGGGCGGGCGAAAAGGGCCCGACACCGGCATTGACGGCTACCTCTTTTTCGGTTACCCCGAGGGGAAGAAGGTTCGTGACGGGAAAGCGTTAATCGAGGTTAAGGGGGGCAGTACCGGCGTCAAGGATGTGGGTTATCTGGACGCGGTGGTGGTGCGCGAGGGGGCGGACCTGGGGGCGCTGGTGAGCGCCCTCAAGCCCACGTCCAAGATGCGCGAGCACGCCGCGGGCAAGGGGACCGTAACCCTGGGCACGCGGGACTACCCAAGGTTGCAGGTGATTTGGTTGAAGGATTTAATGGAGGGCCGGGCGCGGGTGGAGTATCCCGAAGCGGGCCGCATCGAGTACACCAAGAAGGCCCCGCGCCACCGGCGGGAATATCAGGAAGAGATGGGTTCCGAATCGTAG
- a CDS encoding peptidoglycan DD-metalloendopeptidase family protein yields MSKVRRLVPVLSLALVGLAVFAGVALFAHRALAGVEEIRSELSAIEDDLRAQRQAREKVRRQELGILGELQLLQQRAERGRANQRRLQKAQGTTAEAVAATQMEIDRLERQADERRDLLGRRLSLLYMIGRDGGSRFVFSARDFSAMARRFLFLKAFAHQDRTIYDEILAAVDEQELRKADLNVAMGTLERLEELAREELALYESDLAEKQTLLEQVQRERSAYEAVIQEKEKAASRLQSKLDQLVAADASERAGREMSVADIPDSDVYSSNIPKLRIWPTEGTIIRYFGRVEDPRYGTTTKSDGIDIAAPEGRYFVSVLPGEVIYSDWFQGYGKLLVVAHADGVHTLYAHAQDLLVGVGDRVEENQRLGTVGSTGSITEPALHFEIRKAGRAVDPLVYLAE; encoded by the coding sequence GTGTCGAAGGTCAGGCGCCTCGTGCCCGTGTTGTCCCTGGCGTTGGTCGGACTGGCGGTCTTCGCCGGGGTGGCCCTGTTCGCCCACCGGGCGCTGGCCGGGGTGGAGGAAATCCGCTCCGAGCTGTCGGCCATCGAGGACGACCTGCGGGCCCAGCGCCAGGCGCGGGAGAAGGTCCGCCGGCAGGAGCTGGGCATCCTGGGCGAGCTCCAGTTGTTACAGCAGCGCGCCGAGCGGGGACGGGCCAACCAGCGCCGCCTGCAGAAGGCCCAGGGCACCACCGCCGAGGCCGTCGCCGCCACACAGATGGAGATAGACCGCCTCGAGCGCCAGGCCGACGAGCGGCGGGACCTTCTGGGCCGGCGGCTCTCCCTTCTGTACATGATAGGCCGCGACGGCGGCTCCCGCTTCGTCTTCTCCGCCCGGGACTTCTCCGCCATGGCCCGGCGATTCCTCTTCCTCAAGGCCTTCGCCCACCAGGACCGCACCATCTACGACGAGATTCTGGCCGCCGTGGACGAGCAGGAGCTCAGAAAAGCCGACCTCAATGTGGCCATGGGAACCCTCGAGCGCCTCGAGGAGCTGGCCAGGGAGGAGCTGGCCCTCTACGAGAGCGACCTCGCCGAGAAACAGACACTCCTCGAGCAGGTGCAGCGGGAGCGCTCGGCCTACGAGGCGGTGATCCAGGAGAAGGAGAAGGCGGCGTCCCGGCTGCAGTCGAAGCTGGACCAGCTCGTGGCCGCCGACGCCAGCGAGCGCGCCGGGCGCGAGATGAGCGTGGCCGATATACCCGACTCCGACGTTTACAGCTCCAATATACCCAAGCTGCGCATCTGGCCCACCGAGGGGACCATCATCCGCTACTTCGGCCGCGTCGAGGACCCGCGCTACGGCACCACAACCAAGTCCGACGGCATAGACATCGCCGCCCCCGAGGGCCGCTACTTCGTGAGCGTCCTCCCCGGGGAGGTCATCTACTCCGACTGGTTCCAGGGCTACGGCAAGCTCCTGGTCGTCGCCCACGCCGACGGCGTCCATACCCTCTACGCCCACGCCCAGGACCTGTTGGTCGGGGTGGGGGACCGGGTGGAGGAGAACCAGCGGCTGGGCACCGTGGGCTCGACGGGCTCCATCACCGAGCCGGCGCTGCACTTCGAGATCCGCAAGGCCGGCCGGGCCGTGGACCCCCTGGTGTACCTGGCGGAATAA
- a CDS encoding prepilin peptidase, with amino-acid sequence MASFVYAFVALILGLVVGSFANVLIYRIPRRISILRPGSFCPECKEPLTVNEKIPVLSYLTLGGKCAHCGKRISPRYPVVELANALGWLGVFAVEGFTFAGVTGCILFTGLLVAAATDLSEGVIPNKLCLGLGIFGLAASFYPFGLEPLESLLGALVGGGLLLIFAVLGRLVFKREAMGGGDLKLLAASGAFLGWKLVLVAAFIAVVAGALYGAVYKIVTRKETLPFGPFLAAGVMAAYLAGDAILAWYLFL; translated from the coding sequence TTGGCCAGCTTCGTCTACGCCTTCGTGGCCCTGATCCTGGGCCTGGTGGTGGGCAGCTTCGCCAACGTGCTCATCTACCGCATCCCGCGCCGCATCTCCATCCTGCGTCCGGGGAGCTTCTGCCCCGAGTGCAAGGAACCGCTCACCGTCAACGAGAAAATCCCGGTCCTGAGCTATCTGACCCTGGGCGGCAAATGCGCCCACTGCGGGAAGCGGATTTCGCCGCGCTACCCCGTGGTCGAGCTGGCCAACGCCCTGGGCTGGCTGGGGGTCTTCGCCGTGGAGGGGTTCACCTTCGCCGGGGTGACGGGCTGCATCCTCTTCACGGGCCTGCTGGTGGCGGCGGCGACCGACCTCTCCGAGGGGGTCATCCCGAACAAGCTGTGCCTGGGGCTGGGTATTTTCGGCCTGGCGGCGAGCTTCTACCCCTTCGGTCTCGAACCGCTCGAAAGCCTCCTCGGGGCGCTGGTCGGCGGGGGGCTTTTGCTGATTTTCGCCGTCCTGGGGCGGCTGGTGTTCAAGCGTGAGGCGATGGGCGGCGGGGATTTGAAATTGCTCGCCGCGTCCGGGGCCTTCCTGGGTTGGAAGCTGGTGCTGGTGGCGGCCTTCATCGCCGTGGTCGCCGGGGCGCTCTACGGCGCCGTCTATAAAATCGTCACCCGAAAGGAGACGCTGCCCTTCGGACCGTTTTTGGCCGCGGGGGTGATGGCGGCCTACCTGGCCGGCGACGCCATCCTGGCCTGGTATCTTTTTCTGTGA
- a CDS encoding HD domain-containing protein, which produces MTLPRGKKDWEELEERELSRCAAKSRDARRRDPAYLPDPLRTEFARDRDRILHSRHFRLLMHKTQVIPGPPHARFTTRLTHTLEVMQVARSLARSLKLNEDLTEAISLGHDLGHSPFGHAGEDALRGIMRRAGAGGFEHNEHSLRVADVLEALDLTRPTRQGILCHTRYDPADYPGGRTLPPEFTELGYAPKGEPWARPRTLEAQVVDLADEIAYLAHDTEDMRQAGLFDSHRGGLPDRLALFLRSPKRETLGVIIRTLTRHAAGQLDEAEREGVEYPIIGYPEDLGGLIAEFKAFSRERFYSHPAVAGVCEEAREVLEGLFTRWLVEPPTEELAAKFAGADGPTRHRLLLDRVVELTDPEALHLYGGLKVK; this is translated from the coding sequence ATGACCTTACCGCGCGGGAAAAAGGACTGGGAGGAGTTGGAGGAGCGGGAGCTCTCGCGCTGCGCGGCCAAGTCGCGGGACGCCCGGCGCCGCGACCCCGCCTACCTCCCCGACCCCCTGCGCACCGAGTTCGCCCGGGACCGCGACCGCATCCTCCACTCGCGCCACTTCCGCCTCTTGATGCACAAGACGCAGGTCATCCCCGGCCCGCCCCACGCCCGCTTCACCACCCGCCTGACCCACACCCTGGAGGTGATGCAGGTCGCCCGAAGCCTGGCGCGCTCCCTCAAGCTCAACGAGGACCTCACCGAGGCGATTTCCCTGGGGCACGACCTGGGTCATTCCCCCTTCGGCCACGCCGGGGAGGACGCCCTGCGGGGGATCATGCGCCGCGCCGGGGCCGGCGGATTCGAGCATAACGAGCACTCCCTGCGCGTGGCGGACGTGCTGGAGGCCCTCGACCTGACGCGGCCCACCCGCCAGGGCATCCTCTGCCACACGCGCTACGACCCGGCGGACTACCCCGGCGGTCGCACATTGCCCCCCGAATTCACCGAGCTGGGCTACGCGCCCAAGGGGGAGCCCTGGGCCCGGCCGCGGACGCTGGAGGCTCAGGTGGTGGACCTGGCCGACGAGATAGCCTACCTGGCCCACGACACGGAGGACATGCGCCAGGCGGGGCTCTTCGATTCCCACCGGGGCGGGCTTCCGGACCGCCTGGCCCTCTTCCTGCGCTCGCCCAAGCGGGAGACCCTGGGCGTGATAATAAGAACCCTCACCCGGCACGCCGCGGGGCAGCTCGACGAGGCCGAGCGCGAGGGGGTCGAGTATCCCATTATCGGCTACCCCGAAGACCTGGGCGGGCTCATCGCGGAGTTCAAGGCCTTCTCCCGGGAACGATTTTATTCGCACCCCGCCGTCGCCGGGGTCTGCGAAGAGGCTCGGGAGGTTTTAGAGGGGCTCTTCACCCGCTGGCTGGTGGAACCGCCGACGGAGGAGCTGGCGGCAAAATTCGCCGGGGCCGACGGCCCGACGCGCCACCGCCTCCTCCTGGACCGCGTCGTCGAGCTCACCGACCCCGAGGCGCTCCACCTCTACGGGGGGTTGAAAGTGAAATGA
- a CDS encoding Ig-like domain-containing protein encodes MMRTLTLILVLSVSLAFAGALYTDAPADLGQVVPGGGYTCLPPPSNDILWENPFEFALCTNGYNSSDGYRCADDFVLDDDATIEGFTCWSIFTGGHPQPFEVTVWVDSGGAPGAEQWSETVSDITDTDTGYTGWGYQMFQTDMVLDSSFDLSAGTYWVEFFWTSSYFYWLVENGGNLRQNGAPQGVSGFFAINGFEGEPDTIPPIVSGMDPDDGEIDVPLDSNIVFHCVDEAHSIDLDTIDFTARDTSLQSDRALGLGSPNRTIDGDLDVDDADPVDVVCTFDPTDDFTMGDTITNTVAAGLADSKGNEMADDFVWVFDVEGAVTTTTWGAIKAVEF; translated from the coding sequence ATGATGAGGACACTTACGCTTATCTTAGTTCTCTCCGTCAGCTTGGCCTTCGCGGGCGCGTTGTACACGGACGCCCCCGCCGATCTCGGACAGGTCGTGCCCGGCGGCGGCTACACCTGCCTGCCGCCCCCCTCGAACGACATTCTCTGGGAGAACCCCTTCGAATTCGCCCTGTGCACCAACGGCTACAACAGCAGCGACGGCTACCGTTGCGCCGACGACTTCGTCCTCGACGACGACGCCACCATCGAGGGGTTCACCTGCTGGAGCATCTTCACCGGCGGCCATCCCCAGCCCTTCGAAGTGACCGTCTGGGTTGACTCCGGCGGCGCTCCGGGCGCCGAGCAGTGGAGCGAGACCGTCTCCGACATCACCGACACCGACACCGGCTACACCGGCTGGGGCTACCAAATGTTTCAGACCGACATGGTGCTGGACAGCTCCTTCGATCTCAGCGCCGGCACCTACTGGGTGGAGTTCTTCTGGACCTCGAGCTACTTCTACTGGCTCGTCGAGAACGGCGGGAACCTGCGCCAGAACGGCGCCCCACAGGGTGTCTCCGGCTTCTTCGCGATCAACGGCTTCGAGGGCGAGCCAGACACCATACCGCCCATCGTGAGCGGCATGGATCCGGACGACGGCGAAATTGACGTGCCGCTCGACTCGAACATCGTCTTCCACTGCGTGGATGAAGCGCACTCCATTGACCTCGACACCATTGACTTCACCGCACGGGACACCAGCCTGCAATCCGACCGTGCCCTCGGCCTCGGCTCGCCGAACCGCACCATTGACGGCGACCTGGACGTAGACGACGCCGATCCCGTAGACGTCGTCTGCACCTTCGATCCCACCGATGACTTCACCATGGGCGACACCATCACCAACACCGTTGCCGCGGGCCTGGCCGACTCCAAGGGCAACGAGATGGCCGACGACTTCGTCTGGGTCTTCGACGTCGAGGGTGCCGTTACCACGACCACCTGGGGTGCCATCAAGGCCGTCGAGTTCTAA
- a CDS encoding T9SS type A sorting domain-containing protein — protein MDPSTTVDVGAFSSLALDSNGYPHISYFDITNLDLKYARWNGSSWQIETVDSAGEVGTYTSLELDSSGYPRISYYDDTNCTLKYARWDGDVWRIETVDSVEDIGFGTSLALDDLGYPHISYVFRMDEDLKYAFWDGSRWRIETVDSEGRVGSFNSLELDSSNYPHISYCDNIEFKISHLKYARWDGEGWRIEIVDSEGDVGGFSSLALDSSNYPHISYVEGNDWDLKYARWDGSAWRLETVDSEGSVGLYTSLAIDSNDYPHISYGDLIGYPNYNLKYAHWDGAEWRIETVDSEGNVGQFTSIVLDTFDYPHISYYDGDNGDLKYARYEPSRFHLLSPGKGDTIYEFPFTFDWEDHDLDGLESYTLWWGTDPDFLTYNEVTDIGESEYTIRGGIEDGARVYWRVKSLDSEGGEYWAEELDWYFDVDLGGGVDVVDFGVGATDEGVLVNWRFYGETPAEVRVLRSVGVSEPEEASGALPGEAIRWLDTDVEYGVEYRYWLETIEADGTVSRFGPTEAVSIPGAAREIALSVYPSPASGSFTVDYTLPEDGKVTVSLYDLSGRRIATLLDGEMAAGRHDLNYDAAALPPGVYLVHFDTDAGTLTRRVVIAR, from the coding sequence GTGGACCCATCGACAACGGTGGACGTGGGCGCTTTTTCCTCCCTTGCACTGGATTCCAATGGTTATCCTCATATCTCATATTTCGATATTACTAATCTTGATCTCAAATACGCCCGGTGGAACGGTAGCTCTTGGCAGATAGAGACCGTTGACTCGGCGGGAGAAGTAGGCACGTACACTTCTCTGGAGCTGGATTCCTCCGGTTATCCCCGTATCTCGTATTACGACGACACCAACTGTACTCTTAAATACGCCAGGTGGGACGGCGATGTGTGGAGGATAGAGACCGTGGACTCGGTGGAAGATATAGGCTTTGGTACCTCTCTCGCGCTGGATGATTTAGGTTACCCACATATCTCATATGTCTTCAGAATGGATGAAGATTTAAAATACGCTTTCTGGGATGGCTCCAGGTGGCGAATTGAGACTGTTGACTCGGAAGGTAGGGTAGGCAGCTTCAACTCTCTGGAGCTGGATTCCTCCAATTATCCTCATATATCGTATTGCGATAATATAGAGTTTAAAATAAGTCATTTGAAGTACGCCCGCTGGGACGGCGAAGGTTGGCGGATAGAAATCGTGGACTCGGAGGGAGATGTGGGCGGTTTCAGCTCCCTGGCGCTGGATTCCTCCAATTACCCTCATATCTCGTATGTTGAAGGCAATGATTGGGACTTGAAATACGCCCGCTGGGACGGCTCCGCTTGGCGGTTAGAGACCGTGGACTCAGAGGGTAGCGTGGGTCTGTACACCTCCCTGGCGATTGATTCCAACGACTACCCCCACATCTCATATGGTGACCTTATAGGTTACCCGAATTATAATTTGAAATACGCCCACTGGGACGGCGCCGAATGGCGGATAGAGACCGTGGATTCAGAGGGGAACGTTGGCCAGTTCACCTCTATAGTGCTTGATACCTTCGATTATCCGCATATCTCGTATTACGATGGCGATAATGGAGACTTGAAGTATGCTCGGTACGAACCCAGCCGTTTTCACCTGCTTAGCCCCGGAAAAGGTGACACGATATACGAATTTCCCTTTACGTTCGACTGGGAGGACCACGACCTCGACGGGCTCGAGAGCTACACCCTCTGGTGGGGGACAGACCCGGATTTTTTAACCTACAACGAGGTCACGGATATCGGCGAGTCGGAGTATACGATAAGGGGGGGCATCGAGGACGGGGCGCGCGTCTACTGGCGGGTAAAGTCTCTGGACTCGGAAGGCGGGGAGTACTGGGCCGAGGAGCTGGACTGGTACTTCGACGTGGACCTGGGCGGCGGGGTGGACGTTGTTGACTTCGGTGTGGGCGCGACCGACGAGGGCGTCCTGGTCAACTGGCGCTTTTATGGCGAGACACCCGCCGAGGTGCGCGTCCTGCGCTCGGTTGGGGTAAGCGAGCCGGAAGAGGCTTCCGGGGCGCTTCCAGGAGAAGCTATCCGCTGGCTGGATACCGATGTAGAATATGGAGTAGAGTACCGCTACTGGCTGGAAACCATCGAGGCCGACGGGACGGTCTCCCGCTTCGGTCCCACGGAGGCGGTCTCCATCCCCGGGGCCGCGAGAGAGATAGCGTTATCCGTTTATCCAAGCCCGGCGAGCGGTTCATTCACCGTTGACTACACGCTGCCCGAGGACGGTAAGGTAACAGTCTCGCTCTACGACCTCTCGGGGCGGCGGATTGCGACCCTTCTCGACGGGGAGATGGCCGCCGGGCGCCACGATTTGAATTACGACGCCGCGGCGCTCCCACCGGGTGTGTACCTCGTGCATTTCGATACCGACGCCGGGACGCTCACCCGGCGCGTGGTGATT